A single region of the Fibrobacter sp. UWT2 genome encodes:
- a CDS encoding DUF6588 family protein, which translates to MKKLFLAAFLMGAAAVSAMEEGGWATEYESMSAFDSQLGNRSGYVKPIIDNLGNVLNSNWYVSASVPQSFTFEAGLPISLIPIGDDDRSYDGGKPTIFGDHGNPEAPSDTIYGNKTLNGLGVFTYPYLQMGASFYHFRAVLRMMYLPSISELRKFSLFGIGFQYSFGHFFQYMLPKAAQPFDVSIVYGYNSSTIGYRPDEFDGKLGLDISTHNFSFVFGYKPVNFFEVMMSLGYQSAEMMSYGELYQQDPYDIFRKNEIYPDITVKGNNGFRFGIAIALQISSLHPVLGYDYAGKSSFTTNVLYFRQQFGKDKTPDEIAKDKGYVRGANEKTESEKAEAPAEESSEANATEVPAEEPVDAPEAPTVEEAEAPAAEEDF; encoded by the coding sequence ATGAAAAAGTTATTTCTAGCAGCATTTTTAATGGGGGCCGCCGCAGTATCCGCTATGGAAGAAGGCGGCTGGGCCACTGAATACGAATCCATGTCCGCGTTCGATAGCCAACTTGGCAATCGTTCCGGTTACGTCAAGCCCATCATCGACAACCTGGGCAACGTTCTCAACAGCAACTGGTATGTGAGCGCCTCGGTTCCTCAAAGCTTCACCTTTGAAGCGGGTCTCCCCATTTCACTCATCCCCATTGGCGATGACGACAGAAGCTACGATGGCGGCAAGCCGACCATTTTTGGCGACCACGGCAATCCGGAAGCTCCCTCCGACACCATTTACGGTAACAAGACCCTGAATGGCCTCGGCGTATTCACCTATCCCTACCTGCAGATGGGCGCAAGCTTCTACCACTTCAGAGCCGTACTCCGCATGATGTACCTGCCTTCCATCAGCGAACTTCGCAAGTTCAGCCTGTTCGGTATCGGATTCCAGTACAGTTTCGGTCACTTTTTCCAGTACATGCTCCCCAAGGCTGCACAACCGTTTGACGTGAGCATTGTTTACGGTTACAACTCCAGCACCATCGGCTACCGCCCCGACGAATTCGACGGCAAGCTGGGTCTTGATATTTCCACTCACAATTTTTCGTTCGTTTTCGGTTACAAGCCCGTCAACTTCTTCGAAGTCATGATGTCGCTTGGCTACCAGAGCGCCGAAATGATGTCTTACGGCGAGCTCTACCAACAAGACCCTTACGACATTTTCAGAAAGAACGAAATCTACCCCGACATTACCGTCAAGGGTAACAACGGATTCCGTTTCGGCATTGCAATTGCTCTGCAGATTAGTTCGCTGCACCCGGTTCTCGGTTACGATTACGCAGGCAAGTCCAGCTTCACGACTAACGTACTCTACTTTAGACAGCAATTCGGCAAAGACAAGACTCCCGACGAAATCGCTAAAGACAAGGGTTACGTCCGTGGTGCAAACGAGAAAACCGAGTCCGAAAAAGCCGAGGCTCCGGCAGAAGAATCCAGCGAGGCAAATGCCACCGAAGTTCCCGCAGAAGAACCTGTAGATGCACCGGAAGCACCCACAGTAGAAGAAGCGGAAGCCCCTGCAGCTGAAGAAGATTTTTAA
- the nadA gene encoding quinolinate synthase NadA: MTAEELYKRLSSIQPGAVLCTYSMEKCEQMLPLINEINELKKERDAVILAHSYVAPEIILGVADYDGDSFKLSQDATKVSAKTIVFSAVRFMGETAKILNPTKDVLIPGPLTGCSLADSITGAEVKALREKYPDHTFVCYINTTADVKANCDVCVTSSNVMKIVSSLENDKIVFVPDGLMGQNLIDEMQKRGIKKEIVLHSGCCYVHETYDSELINFFRSQNPGLKVVSHPECHPGVALLSDYVGSTGQMVNYIKEQPEGTPFLLLTECGLNARMQYEFPKKTFIGSCSMCKYMKSNSLENILETLRHPEKAQHVELDESVRVAAKKCIDAMFYYAAK, encoded by the coding sequence ATGACTGCAGAAGAACTCTATAAACGTCTTAGCTCTATCCAGCCGGGCGCCGTGCTTTGCACCTATTCCATGGAAAAATGCGAACAGATGCTCCCGCTCATCAACGAAATCAACGAACTCAAAAAGGAACGCGACGCCGTGATCCTCGCCCACAGCTATGTGGCCCCCGAAATCATCCTGGGCGTTGCCGACTACGATGGCGACAGCTTCAAGCTGAGCCAGGACGCCACCAAGGTGAGCGCCAAGACCATCGTGTTCTCTGCAGTACGCTTTATGGGCGAAACCGCCAAGATTTTGAATCCGACCAAGGATGTGCTCATTCCGGGTCCGCTCACGGGTTGCAGCCTCGCCGACTCCATTACCGGTGCTGAGGTCAAGGCTCTCCGCGAAAAGTACCCCGACCACACCTTCGTGTGCTACATCAACACCACCGCCGACGTGAAGGCGAACTGCGACGTGTGCGTCACCAGCAGCAACGTGATGAAGATTGTCTCCAGCCTCGAAAACGACAAGATCGTGTTCGTGCCGGATGGTCTCATGGGCCAGAACCTCATCGACGAAATGCAGAAGCGCGGCATCAAGAAAGAAATCGTGCTCCACAGCGGCTGCTGCTACGTGCACGAAACCTACGATTCCGAGCTCATCAACTTCTTCCGCAGCCAGAACCCGGGCCTCAAGGTGGTCAGCCACCCCGAATGTCACCCGGGCGTTGCCCTTTTGAGCGACTACGTGGGCAGCACCGGCCAGATGGTGAACTACATCAAGGAACAGCCCGAAGGCACCCCGTTCCTCCTGCTCACCGAATGCGGTCTGAACGCACGCATGCAGTACGAATTCCCGAAAAAGACCTTTATCGGCAGCTGCAGCATGTGCAAGTACATGAAGTCGAACTCGCTCGAAAACATTTTGGAGACCTTGCGTCATCCGGAAAAGGCTCAGCACGTGGAACTCGACGAAAGCGTTCGCGTTGCCGCCAAGAAGTGCATCGACGCGATGTTCTATTACGCAGCTAAGTAG
- a CDS encoding TonB-dependent receptor has translation MRTTSFYKAAFGAVLLCCAWGTAFAQAVDNAAPVQDLGVSEVEGGVEYLPANDVSYTEIKSAAWEGKSLTAADLLSTLPGIQSYKQGGLGSFQTVSIRGIAARNILICVDGVPLNDASGGAVNLASVDLNQMEKIEVYKNNVPAKFGVSGLGGAINFVTKNAVKKGGRVLAAYGNHNTWEGSFQVAAPVTDSIMFASSFATRHSDNDYEYLNRNGTQYNDDDDYMATRENAQYTDVSGNVQFRILHGNGYFSTLSVTASRFEGGNPGKEEQQTKVAKFVGESALIRYGLESDSYFDDRLFLYGGISARFDKNLSSAYYPLDRIGYGNNRFMEYGAATYKIVPEISADFTPVKRLKGSARIAGEWERAEARGDSKEWSLDRWTLMGSGDLYYQIFKYGGLGGEGSVQFLKDNLNDGVFVQPSGSHILEDATDRDATFAGRLYTRLGASESPLAGEVSIGRFYQQPALMELYGTFPGALSNPNLKREKATKFEAAGLYKFPGKHTTLRAAYFESHIHDGICWVISVELLRAENVARSLVRGAEFELNSSPSKFLDVLLRVTFQKTEDRSNSNTYHGNMLPGEPARDYLAEATLHLPLHFDFTWTSQWRSVIYSDRANKMDQPAVATHRANLAYFPFDKTRLTFTVDNITDEKYRNFYTPFPMPGREYKFTIIQGF, from the coding sequence ATGCGAACGACGTCATTCTACAAAGCCGCTTTCGGAGCGGTGCTTCTGTGCTGTGCTTGGGGAACCGCCTTTGCGCAGGCGGTTGATAATGCTGCCCCGGTACAGGATCTTGGTGTATCCGAGGTTGAAGGTGGCGTAGAATATTTACCCGCAAATGACGTTAGTTATACCGAAATCAAGTCGGCGGCCTGGGAAGGCAAGTCGCTTACCGCAGCGGATTTGCTGTCCACTTTACCGGGAATCCAATCGTACAAGCAGGGTGGGTTGGGGAGTTTTCAGACCGTTTCGATTCGTGGAATTGCGGCCCGAAACATTTTGATTTGTGTAGACGGCGTGCCCCTGAACGACGCTAGTGGTGGCGCGGTGAATTTGGCGTCTGTAGACTTGAACCAGATGGAAAAGATTGAGGTCTACAAGAACAATGTACCAGCGAAGTTCGGTGTATCGGGCTTGGGTGGCGCCATCAATTTCGTGACGAAAAACGCCGTGAAAAAAGGCGGGCGAGTTTTGGCAGCCTACGGTAACCACAATACGTGGGAGGGCTCGTTCCAAGTAGCGGCACCTGTGACCGACAGCATCATGTTCGCGTCGTCTTTTGCAACAAGGCATTCCGATAACGACTACGAGTACCTGAACCGTAACGGCACGCAATACAATGACGATGACGACTACATGGCGACTCGTGAAAACGCTCAGTATACCGATGTGTCTGGAAACGTTCAGTTCCGTATTCTGCACGGAAACGGTTACTTTTCAACTTTGTCTGTAACGGCTTCTCGCTTTGAAGGGGGAAACCCCGGAAAAGAAGAACAGCAAACGAAAGTGGCTAAGTTTGTAGGAGAATCGGCGCTCATTCGTTACGGCCTTGAATCGGACAGCTACTTTGACGATAGACTTTTCTTGTATGGAGGCATTTCGGCGCGATTTGACAAGAATTTGTCGAGTGCCTATTATCCGTTAGACCGTATCGGTTACGGCAACAACCGTTTTATGGAATATGGCGCCGCCACTTATAAAATTGTTCCTGAAATTTCGGCTGATTTTACGCCTGTAAAACGCTTGAAAGGCTCTGCTCGGATTGCAGGGGAGTGGGAACGAGCCGAGGCCCGTGGCGATTCTAAGGAATGGTCGCTGGATCGGTGGACTTTGATGGGCTCCGGTGATTTGTATTACCAAATATTTAAGTATGGTGGCCTGGGCGGCGAAGGCTCAGTTCAATTCTTGAAGGATAACTTGAATGATGGCGTCTTTGTGCAGCCTTCCGGGTCGCATATTCTAGAAGATGCGACTGACCGTGATGCTACTTTTGCGGGTAGGCTTTATACGCGCTTAGGGGCTTCCGAATCGCCTTTGGCAGGTGAAGTTTCGATAGGTCGCTTTTACCAGCAGCCTGCCCTGATGGAACTTTATGGAACTTTCCCCGGTGCACTTTCGAATCCGAACCTCAAACGAGAAAAGGCGACGAAGTTTGAAGCTGCAGGACTTTATAAATTCCCCGGAAAACATACGACGCTTCGTGCTGCGTATTTTGAGTCGCATATACATGATGGAATTTGCTGGGTCATTTCGGTGGAACTTTTGCGTGCCGAAAACGTGGCGCGCTCGCTTGTACGCGGTGCAGAATTTGAACTTAATAGCAGTCCTTCAAAATTCTTGGATGTACTGTTGCGTGTGACCTTCCAAAAAACAGAAGACCGGAGTAATTCCAATACGTACCATGGCAATATGCTTCCTGGTGAACCTGCTCGCGACTATCTCGCCGAGGCGACGCTCCATTTGCCGTTGCATTTTGATTTTACCTGGACTTCGCAGTGGCGAAGCGTAATCTATAGCGATCGAGCGAATAAGATGGACCAGCCCGCCGTGGCGACGCACCGTGCAAACCTTGCGTATTTCCCGTTCGATAAAACGCGTTTGACTTTTACCGTGGATAATATTACCGACGAAAAGTATCGAAATTTCTATACGCCCTTCCCTATGCCTGGGCGAGAATACAAGTTCACAATCATACAGGGGTTCTAG
- the dusA gene encoding tRNA dihydrouridine(20/20a) synthase DusA, translated as MNIDFNRRLSIAPMLDCTDRHERYFLRLLSKHILLYSEMVTTNALLHTDPDMFLRHQEFEYPAVLQLGGSNPSDLAKCSKMIEESGFQEVNLNCGCPSDRVQNGNFGACLMKDKNLVADCFKAMQDAVSIPVSIKCRIGVDELDSWEFFRDFIGTIADAGCRVFIVHARKAWLKGLSPKENREVPPLNYDTVHRLKAEMPQLNISINGGIKTLDQTLEQLQDLDGVMVGREAYENPWFLRDADERIFNDTSAKKPESRKALLEAYLPYVEMEAARGTPATILVRHLYGLFNGKPGARKYRQYLGENAPKTKSPAELIRRAMDLVTEP; from the coding sequence ATGAATATCGACTTTAACCGCAGACTTTCGATTGCCCCGATGCTTGACTGCACCGACCGTCACGAACGGTATTTTTTGCGGTTATTGTCAAAGCACATCTTGTTATACAGCGAAATGGTCACGACCAACGCGCTGCTGCATACCGACCCGGATATGTTCCTGCGTCATCAGGAATTCGAATACCCCGCTGTTTTGCAACTGGGCGGTTCGAATCCGTCCGATTTGGCCAAATGCAGCAAGATGATCGAAGAATCCGGCTTTCAGGAAGTCAACCTGAATTGCGGATGCCCTTCGGACCGAGTGCAGAACGGGAACTTTGGCGCTTGCCTCATGAAAGACAAGAACCTAGTTGCCGACTGCTTTAAGGCCATGCAAGACGCCGTGAGCATTCCGGTGTCCATCAAGTGCCGTATCGGTGTCGACGAATTGGACTCTTGGGAATTCTTCCGCGACTTTATCGGCACCATTGCCGACGCCGGCTGCCGCGTGTTCATTGTTCACGCCCGCAAGGCATGGCTCAAGGGCTTAAGCCCTAAAGAAAACCGCGAAGTGCCTCCGCTGAACTACGATACCGTACACCGCCTCAAGGCAGAAATGCCGCAGTTGAACATTTCAATCAATGGCGGCATCAAGACGCTTGACCAGACGCTTGAACAGCTCCAAGATTTAGACGGAGTGATGGTCGGTCGCGAAGCCTACGAAAATCCGTGGTTCCTGCGCGATGCCGACGAAAGAATTTTCAACGACACTTCCGCAAAAAAGCCCGAAAGTCGCAAAGCGCTGCTCGAAGCCTACCTCCCCTATGTGGAAATGGAAGCGGCCCGCGGAACGCCCGCCACCATTTTGGTGCGTCACCTGTACGGCCTCTTTAACGGCAAACCCGGCGCCCGCAAATACCGCCAGTATCTCGGCGAAAACGCCCCCAAAACAAAAAGCCCCGCGGAACTGATCCGCAGGGCAATGGACTTGGTTACAGAACCTTAA
- a CDS encoding tetratricopeptide repeat protein: MAKVVQITAENFETEVAQASETRAVAVLFSSAEYPDCAPYSQLLGQLSTSMDFTLGVVSCDERENMQLIQAFRVRSVPEVHIVEKGQIADVIQGVLPEADLKKRLEKFFVSDEARFQAALEDAIAQKNFDQALPMLDEALAKTPDDKKLQLLWAKASLGMGDTEKAKSVLAKFTEADDQYREAKSLLELLDFHAEAAKKDVQGKEAIVYHEACKLACAEDFESALQAFLNLYVESPEWNDGAAKKAMLTLFGVLGPKHELTWKYRAKLNTMMFI, translated from the coding sequence ATGGCTAAAGTAGTACAGATTACCGCTGAAAATTTTGAGACCGAGGTCGCACAGGCCTCTGAAACCCGCGCCGTAGCGGTGCTTTTCTCTTCCGCAGAATACCCCGACTGCGCACCCTATTCCCAATTGTTGGGACAGCTTTCCACCAGCATGGACTTTACGCTCGGTGTCGTAAGCTGCGACGAACGCGAAAATATGCAGCTGATTCAGGCATTCCGCGTACGCTCGGTGCCCGAAGTCCACATCGTTGAAAAAGGCCAGATTGCAGATGTTATCCAGGGCGTGCTCCCCGAAGCAGACCTCAAGAAACGTCTCGAAAAGTTCTTCGTAAGCGACGAAGCCCGTTTCCAGGCAGCTCTCGAAGACGCTATTGCCCAAAAGAATTTTGACCAAGCGCTCCCGATGCTCGACGAAGCGCTCGCCAAGACCCCTGACGACAAGAAGCTGCAGCTCTTGTGGGCAAAGGCAAGCCTCGGCATGGGCGACACTGAAAAGGCAAAGTCCGTACTCGCCAAGTTTACCGAAGCCGACGACCAGTACCGCGAAGCAAAATCGCTGCTGGAACTTCTCGACTTCCACGCCGAAGCCGCCAAGAAGGACGTGCAAGGCAAAGAAGCGATTGTGTACCACGAAGCATGCAAGCTCGCTTGCGCTGAAGACTTTGAAAGCGCATTGCAGGCATTCTTGAACCTGTACGTAGAATCTCCCGAATGGAACGACGGCGCCGCCAAGAAGGCAATGCTTACTTTGTTCGGAGTTCTCGGTCCGAAGCATGAACTCACCTGGAAGTACCGTGCCAAACTCAACACGATGATGTTTATCTAA
- a CDS encoding helix-turn-helix domain-containing protein: MKKIAIATAAFVVVLVVWLVLFVKFSASEQVLFPGGTYQVYAVSDANVGGFSTVELSNQDSVISARVNIRSGMAYPYAGVGINLLSVNNRPAKGFFDFSDFDSLVIDVETGRMRRVGIKILNDDPVYSKKNVYQSYRPMVAQAPVQIRGKVSSASVSMMDFKVPEWWLAMQGLDEDDGLRYMNRGMFFEICNGEGTMLGIPDDIVIRSIKLWGENRTFKALMYVALFVVVLAYAGVVSLVVRNSKGRVAKRQKNQEDLKSRMDKAAGILKNTDKSIAEVALAVGEKNSGAFEKNFAKVYGVKPLEYRKKNGK, encoded by the coding sequence ATGAAAAAGATTGCCATTGCGACTGCCGCCTTCGTAGTTGTACTCGTTGTTTGGCTTGTATTGTTCGTTAAGTTCAGCGCGTCAGAACAGGTGCTGTTCCCGGGTGGAACTTACCAGGTGTATGCCGTGTCCGATGCGAATGTGGGCGGCTTCTCGACGGTAGAACTTTCTAATCAGGATTCCGTAATTTCGGCTCGCGTGAACATTCGTTCGGGAATGGCTTACCCTTATGCTGGCGTGGGAATCAATCTGCTTTCGGTGAATAACCGTCCTGCAAAAGGGTTCTTTGATTTTTCGGATTTCGATTCGCTAGTCATCGATGTCGAAACGGGACGCATGCGTAGAGTCGGCATCAAAATTTTGAACGATGATCCGGTGTACAGTAAAAAGAATGTGTACCAGAGCTATCGCCCTATGGTGGCTCAGGCGCCGGTGCAAATTCGTGGCAAAGTCAGTAGCGCCTCTGTATCGATGATGGATTTTAAGGTGCCTGAATGGTGGCTTGCCATGCAAGGCCTCGATGAAGACGATGGCCTGCGTTACATGAACCGCGGCATGTTCTTTGAAATCTGCAATGGCGAAGGAACAATGTTGGGTATTCCTGATGACATTGTCATACGTTCCATCAAATTGTGGGGTGAAAATCGCACCTTCAAGGCCCTGATGTATGTAGCCTTGTTTGTGGTGGTCTTGGCGTATGCCGGTGTGGTATCCCTTGTGGTGCGTAATTCCAAAGGCCGTGTTGCGAAACGCCAGAAAAACCAGGAAGACTTAAAGTCCCGAATGGATAAGGCTGCCGGTATTCTAAAGAATACGGACAAGTCTATTGCCGAGGTGGCTCTTGCCGTAGGTGAAAAAAATTCCGGGGCATTCGAAAAAAATTTTGCCAAGGTCTATGGCGTGAAGCCTTTGGAATACAGAAAGAAGAATGGTAAGTAA
- a CDS encoding AI-2E family transporter, giving the protein MRRIWTVDRVMRFLIMAAGVGILLWVLHYLSGVLAPFFAAFLIAYIFDPLVTKIQSKVKYRIIAVVAVITLMVLVVGGALWLFVPMVVGEIRHLGELIPKLFNDSTWAERLSMFVPKNLWQEIKTFISWNKVAVAMQTLDFWNAAQSVAGKVLPSAWNVLAKTSNLFVWLSGAILIFMYLVFIMLDMPKLRGGIKKLFPTRYKEGASEFAKKMDVFMGSYFRAQSLVALTVGILYAIGFGIIGLPMGVAFGLVSGALNMVPYLQLATIPVALLLAVVYALDKGMPFWEVAVIVCVIYLIVQIIEDMFLVPKIVGSSMDLPPVGILLSLSIWGKLLGFLGLIVAIPFTCLCLVYLDKIQKKADSMVDAEVDPPPEA; this is encoded by the coding sequence ATGCGTAGAATATGGACTGTGGACCGCGTGATGCGGTTCTTGATTATGGCTGCAGGTGTAGGCATTCTGCTTTGGGTGCTGCACTATTTGAGCGGCGTGCTGGCGCCGTTCTTTGCGGCGTTCCTCATTGCCTATATCTTTGATCCGCTGGTTACAAAAATCCAGAGCAAGGTCAAGTATCGCATTATCGCAGTCGTTGCCGTAATCACGCTTATGGTTCTTGTGGTGGGTGGCGCCTTGTGGCTTTTTGTTCCGATGGTGGTCGGCGAAATCAGACACTTGGGCGAACTGATTCCAAAACTGTTTAACGATTCTACATGGGCTGAACGTTTGTCGATGTTCGTGCCGAAAAACTTGTGGCAAGAAATAAAGACCTTCATTTCTTGGAACAAAGTCGCTGTCGCCATGCAGACTCTCGACTTCTGGAATGCCGCGCAGTCTGTGGCCGGAAAGGTTTTGCCGAGTGCGTGGAATGTCTTGGCCAAGACTTCTAATTTGTTTGTATGGCTCTCGGGAGCTATACTCATTTTCATGTACCTCGTGTTCATTATGCTTGATATGCCTAAGCTTCGCGGCGGTATTAAGAAGTTGTTCCCGACAAGGTATAAAGAGGGTGCATCTGAATTTGCAAAGAAGATGGATGTGTTCATGGGCAGCTATTTCCGCGCTCAATCCTTGGTCGCATTGACGGTTGGTATTTTGTATGCAATCGGCTTCGGAATCATCGGACTGCCTATGGGAGTCGCCTTTGGTCTTGTGTCTGGTGCGCTCAACATGGTGCCGTATTTGCAGCTGGCCACGATTCCTGTAGCTCTACTGCTAGCGGTGGTCTATGCTCTCGACAAGGGAATGCCCTTCTGGGAAGTTGCGGTGATTGTCTGCGTGATTTATTTGATTGTGCAAATCATCGAAGACATGTTCCTGGTCCCGAAGATTGTGGGATCGTCGATGGACTTGCCGCCTGTAGGAATTTTGCTTTCGCTTTCTATCTGGGGAAAGCTCCTCGGTTTCCTCGGCTTGATAGTCGCAATTCCCTTTACTTGCTTGTGTCTAGTTTATCTTGATAAAATTCAGAAGAAGGCGGACTCTATGGTAGACGCAGAAGTCGATCCACCGCCCGAAGCTTGA
- a CDS encoding HU family DNA-binding protein, whose product MNKQDLIDAILANKEAGIESKAAAGRAVDAVLDGITAGIKKDGLVQLIGFGTFTVKERAARTGRNPQTGATIKIKASKTVSFKVGAALKETAKKTKTAKK is encoded by the coding sequence ATGAATAAGCAAGATCTCATCGACGCCATCCTCGCTAACAAGGAAGCAGGCATTGAATCCAAGGCTGCCGCTGGCCGCGCTGTTGACGCTGTTCTCGACGGCATCACCGCTGGTATCAAGAAGGACGGTCTCGTTCAGTTGATCGGTTTCGGTACCTTCACTGTTAAGGAACGTGCTGCCCGTACCGGCCGCAATCCGCAGACTGGCGCTACCATCAAGATCAAGGCTTCCAAGACCGTGTCCTTCAAGGTCGGTGCTGCTCTTAAGGAAACCGCCAAGAAGACCAAGACTGCTAAGAAGTAA